The genomic DNA TTCACCCTCACCCCATGCCCTTGCCCGCCGAGCTCCGCCACACCACCCGCGAGGAAGTCATGTTCTTCGACACCGACATCGGCGGCGTGGTCCACAATCTCGCCTACCTGCGGATGATCGAAACCTGCCGCACCAAGCTCGCCGGGCTCATGGGCATGGACCTCCGCGGCATGGCGGACAGCAAGCTCTACCCGGTCGTCGTCCGCACCGAGATCGACTACAAGCGCCCCGCCACCCTCGGCGATGCCCTGCTCATCCACGGCCGCCTCGATGAACTCCAGCGCGCCCGCTTCTGGTGCGCCTTCGAAGTCCGCCGCGAAAGC from Luteolibacter sp. Y139 includes the following:
- a CDS encoding acyl-CoA thioesterase, producing the protein MPLPAELRHTTREEVMFFDTDIGGVVHNLAYLRMIETCRTKLAGLMGMDLRGMADSKLYPVVVRTEIDYKRPATLGDALLIHGRLDELQRARFWCAFEVRRESDDALLITCRQCLALVQMPEGRPVRLPAEWL